In Posidoniimonas polymericola, one genomic interval encodes:
- a CDS encoding fasciclin domain-containing protein, with protein sequence MSAEKDIVDTAVGAGSFKTLTTAVGEAGLVEALKGKGPFTVFAPTDDAFKKLPEGTVAELLKPENKEKLTAILTYHVVEGKVTAEQVTKLKQAKTLNGKMVDIAVKDGNVMINGSKVVKADIMCSNGVIHVIDSVLLPKEEAKTSQASHDSETSYTSLKAEAASSCPASK encoded by the coding sequence ATGTCCGCCGAGAAAGACATCGTTGACACGGCGGTTGGTGCGGGCTCATTTAAGACGCTGACCACCGCGGTTGGCGAGGCCGGTCTGGTTGAAGCCCTCAAGGGGAAGGGCCCGTTCACCGTGTTCGCCCCGACCGATGACGCCTTCAAGAAGCTCCCCGAGGGCACGGTCGCCGAGCTGCTGAAGCCGGAGAACAAAGAGAAGCTGACCGCGATCCTGACCTACCACGTGGTCGAGGGCAAGGTGACCGCTGAGCAGGTGACCAAGCTCAAGCAGGCCAAGACCCTCAACGGCAAGATGGTTGACATCGCCGTGAAGGACGGCAACGTCATGATCAACGGCTCCAAGGTTGTGAAGGCCGACATCATGTGCAGCAATGGCGTGATCCACGTCATCGACAGCGTCCTGCTGCCGAAGGAAGAAGCGAAGACGAGCCAGGCCTCGCACGACTCGGAGACCAGCTACACCTCGCTGAAGGCCGAGGCCGCGTCGAGCTGCCCCGCGAGCAAGTAG
- a CDS encoding SpoIIE family protein phosphatase, with amino-acid sequence MTTFDASPPPVDRLRCMEVWGGNSPGEHELSRPGLDLWLSARASGPEGGGLHFVSSCASGRITRFLLADLVPGRGAFVDIAAKFRELLKKHVNRIQQGGCESGMRRVLEDSADQGGCGAVMMATYFAPNRRLTVCNAGHPPPLLYRAALREWSLFPASASADTKTTVDEPLLESGEYQRGSLQLGPDDRVLFYGESLLECRTSDGMPLSVAELLNRLRGLGPLDPQRQVAKLLADLEREHEDNLKQMDTTVILCKHAARRSTLRDNLLAPLRLMLPVGDKTRFSS; translated from the coding sequence ATGACTACCTTCGATGCCTCACCGCCGCCCGTCGACCGTCTCCGCTGCATGGAAGTCTGGGGCGGGAACTCGCCAGGCGAGCACGAGCTGTCACGCCCCGGATTGGACCTGTGGCTGTCTGCCCGTGCGTCGGGCCCCGAGGGCGGTGGGCTGCACTTCGTGTCGTCCTGCGCCTCGGGTCGAATCACGCGGTTCCTGCTGGCCGACCTAGTCCCCGGCCGGGGTGCGTTCGTCGACATCGCGGCCAAGTTCCGCGAGCTGCTCAAAAAGCACGTCAACCGTATTCAGCAGGGCGGCTGCGAGTCGGGCATGCGTAGGGTGCTCGAAGATTCCGCCGACCAGGGCGGCTGCGGAGCCGTGATGATGGCGACCTACTTCGCCCCCAATCGGCGGCTGACGGTTTGCAACGCCGGCCACCCGCCGCCACTGCTGTACCGTGCGGCGCTCCGCGAGTGGTCGCTCTTCCCCGCGTCGGCTTCGGCCGACACTAAGACGACGGTCGACGAGCCGCTGCTCGAGTCGGGCGAGTACCAGCGGGGTTCGTTGCAGCTCGGCCCGGACGACCGGGTGCTGTTCTACGGCGAATCACTGCTCGAGTGCCGGACGTCCGACGGCATGCCGCTGTCGGTAGCCGAGCTGCTCAATCGCCTGCGCGGGTTGGGCCCACTCGACCCGCAGCGTCAGGTAGCGAAGTTGCTCGCGGACCTCGAGCGGGAGCATGAGGATAATCTCAAGCAGATGGACACCACGGTCATTCTCTGCAAGCACGCCGCGCGTCGTTCGACGCTGCGTGACAACCTGCTCGCGCCGCTGCGGCTGATGCTTCCGGTCGGCGACAAGACGCGGTTCTCGAGCTAG